The Actinomycetota bacterium nucleotide sequence TACTCGCCTTCATAGCTCGCTTGGCTATATCCCACCGGAAGAATTCGAGCAGCTATGGTTGGACCAAATAGCCGAATAGGAACTGTGTCCGGGTTCTGGGGGGAAGCCCAGCATAGGTGGTCAGCTGTCCGGGGCTACTGAGCGACCGCGGCGAGCTCGAGGCTCTGTTCGACGAGCTCGCCGCCGAGCTGCGGCGCCTCGGCGTCGCTGCCGAGGTGGTCATGGTTGGCGGCGCATGGCTGCTGTGGCACGCACAGCGTGTCGCGACACGCGATGTCGACAGCGCCCGCCGGCTCGACCCGGAGCTTGACGGCGCCATTGAGGCCGTCGGTCGGCGTCACGACCTGCGCAGCGGCTGGCTCAACGACGCGGCCGCCGCCTTCTGGCCCGCCGGCGCCTCGATGGAGGACGCCGCCGTCGTCTACGAGCGGGAGTCCCTCGTCGTGCGGGCACCGGCGCCGGAGGTGGTCTTCGTCATGAAGCTCTACCGCGCCGACCCTCAGGACCGTGAAGACATGGTCCTGCTCTGGCCGATGTGCGCCTTCACCAGTCCCGAGGCCGCCGTGGAGGCGTTCGAGGCCGCGTACCCCCATGCCCCCGAAGACGAGCACCTTGTCGAGTACCTGCGCGCGATCGCGCAGGACGCTGCCACTGGGTGAGCAACGCTGCGCGCGACCAACTCATCCGGGACTGGCGCCGGACAGCAGCGGTGCACGCGGACCCGGAAGCCGGCTCGACGCCTCACCAAGCCTGACGGTCCGAGGGACCTCTGCGCGCTGGCTACCAGTTCGCGCAGGCGTCGAAGGAGAAGGGTCCGGCGCCCCAGTCGGGGTGTTGGCCAGGGAAGCCGCCGGGCGGGGCTTCGCCCTCGTACTCCCACTGGTCCGGCGGCGGACCAGCTGCGCCGATCGCGAAGTACCACCCGGTGACCATTCGCCGGCCCGCCCACCAGCGCTGGCCGTCCGGCGCGACATGCATCTCGATGCCGTGCTCGGCCGGCAGGCCGTGGCTGGTGAAGTCGCCCAGCATGTCCAGCAAGTCCGTTCGGTATTGGCCTCCTCGGTTGCGATACCAGCCCATCTGGCAGGTTGCGAGCCAGCGCAGGGCTCGCTTGGTCTCCTCGAACTCCCGTTGGTCCAGCTGCCGACCGTCATCGTCGGGTCCCTGCAGTCCTGCGTTCCTGACAAGCCGCAGCCGCGCCTCCTCCTGCTCCTGCTCAGCCTCGCGCCGCGCGCCCATCCACACCGCAGCTGCGATCTCCCGGTTGTCCATCCTGACGACCTCCTCGGACCCGAGCAGAGTTACGCCAGTGTAGTTCGGGGAACGGGTGTTCTGAAAGGGCCGTGGGGTCTACCAACCGGGCGCGCGCCGCGGGCACACCACTGCGCTCACGGCGCCAGCGCTGACCGCCGCGGCCGGATCGAGATCGAGCGCCCGCTTGGGCGGCTTCCCGATCCCTCGATGCCCTGAGCGATAGCTCTCGGGCGTGATCCTGGTCCCGTGGGTCCGCTCTCGGCGGTCTTTCTTTCGCTAAGGTGGCTCTCGCCGGTGTTTCTTTCGGAATCCGATGCCGAGACAGCCCACTACTCCGTGGCCGACCACGCCTGGATCGGTGTTCTTCGGCGACGTCGCCAGCGTCGCCACGTTGTCGCGTGGCGTCAGGGATGGCCGCATCCGTCGGCTCGCCAGGGGCCTCTACACCGCTGACCTCCGTGCCGACCCGGTCGAGCTGGTGGCCCGGAACCGGTGGGCGATCGTGGCCCGGCTGGTGCCCGACGCGCTGATCGCCGACCGCTCCGCGGCGGAGGGCGGGATGCCGGCAGCGGGCGTCCTTACGGTGGTGTCGACGCAACGCAAGGAGCGCGTCGAGCTTCCCGGCCTGGTGATCGCACCTC carries:
- a CDS encoding DUF6036 family nucleotidyltransferase produces the protein MVSCPGLLSDRGELEALFDELAAELRRLGVAAEVVMVGGAWLLWHAQRVATRDVDSARRLDPELDGAIEAVGRRHDLRSGWLNDAAAAFWPAGASMEDAAVVYERESLVVRAPAPEVVFVMKLYRADPQDREDMVLLWPMCAFTSPEAAVEAFEAAYPHAPEDEHLVEYLRAIAQDAATG